One window of Trinickia caryophylli genomic DNA carries:
- a CDS encoding metallophosphoesterase: MKIRILSDLHLECDEPEAIPHADADLVVLAGDIHNHAEGLRWAAETFDTHTPVIYVPGNHEYYDGEFGALEAAMRDAAASVENVHYLNHDALVDPDGHWRVLGATLWTDFELFGADPASFEQSVAAAEKVMVDFRGPIQVASWSGSPQASGAGAPRTFTVADSLALHRRARAWLETELAKPFSGKTIVVTHHAPHRDSLAARYANDPASAGFISHLPSLVGPPVALWIHGHTHTAFDYVANGTRVVCNPRGYVSRRSGRLENEQFAWDRIVEV; the protein is encoded by the coding sequence GTGAAGATCCGCATACTGTCAGACCTGCATCTCGAGTGCGACGAACCCGAGGCGATCCCGCACGCCGATGCCGATCTCGTCGTACTCGCGGGCGACATCCATAATCACGCCGAGGGCCTGCGATGGGCGGCCGAGACGTTCGATACGCATACACCCGTAATCTACGTACCCGGCAATCACGAGTATTACGACGGGGAGTTCGGCGCGCTCGAAGCAGCGATGCGCGACGCGGCGGCGAGCGTCGAGAACGTCCACTATCTCAATCATGACGCGCTCGTCGATCCCGACGGCCACTGGCGCGTGCTCGGTGCGACGCTCTGGACCGACTTCGAGCTGTTCGGCGCCGACCCTGCCTCGTTCGAACAATCGGTCGCGGCGGCGGAGAAAGTCATGGTCGACTTCCGTGGCCCGATACAAGTCGCGTCGTGGTCCGGCAGCCCACAGGCATCCGGCGCCGGCGCGCCGCGCACGTTCACCGTGGCCGATTCGCTTGCGCTGCACCGGCGCGCGCGCGCATGGCTCGAGACCGAGCTCGCCAAGCCGTTCTCAGGCAAGACGATCGTCGTGACGCATCACGCCCCTCACCGCGATAGTCTCGCGGCACGCTACGCCAATGACCCCGCATCGGCCGGGTTCATCAGCCATCTGCCCTCGCTCGTCGGCCCGCCGGTCGCACTCTGGATACACGGGCACACGCATACGGCCTTCGATTACGTTGCCAACGGCACGCGCGTTGTCTGCAACCCGCGCGGGTATGTGAGCCGGCGCAGCGGGCGTCTGGAAAACGAGCAGTTCGCGTGGGACCGGATCGTCGAAGTGTGA
- a CDS encoding sensor histidine kinase, with protein sequence MEAMTDDARVFLSTLPPERGQRRLALGVVVASIALFVAAVPFAKIQLPRIWAFVPIYQSAMIISDLLTAALLIGQYNILRSRAILVLAGGYLLTASTATVHMLSFPGLFAPQGLLGAGPQTTAWLYMFWHAGFPLAVIAYTWLRAREQTGARPAGPAAVAVVTCIGSVLALVIAFAVLTTVGHDRLPRILDHELYTPAYIAAITSVCCLTGAALLRLWRLRPQSMLDLWLMVVMFAWLFDIALAAALNHRRFDLGFFAGRAYGLLAASFVLIALTFENIKLYARIVAALDRERTERRLVQERTAELNEAKALLEQRVAARTAALAASNRDLLHEVAERKRAEGALRQSQAELRELASISSSAREQEKRRIARELHDELAQTLATLRLELDRLAEQVPAGTASAEARVADMRVLVDDAVASTRRIAADLRPMMLDDLGLVAAVQWLAQAFRQRYGFECTVEIDPEDLQLDEPYATTAYRIVQESLTNVARHARASHVGIDLVRHDGQIVLRVRDDGLGFDLSARRKPSSFGLAGLRERAYLVEGRISIQSAPGQGTAIEVLIPLPATQEPAAS encoded by the coding sequence TTGGAAGCGATGACGGACGATGCAAGGGTATTTCTCTCGACGTTGCCCCCTGAGCGCGGCCAGCGGCGGCTCGCACTCGGTGTGGTCGTGGCCTCGATCGCACTGTTTGTCGCGGCGGTCCCCTTCGCGAAGATTCAGTTGCCGCGAATCTGGGCATTTGTCCCGATTTATCAATCGGCGATGATCATCAGCGATCTGCTGACGGCGGCCCTGCTCATCGGCCAGTACAACATCCTGCGTTCGCGCGCCATCCTCGTACTGGCGGGCGGTTATCTGCTCACGGCATCCACGGCCACCGTGCACATGCTGTCGTTCCCCGGGCTTTTCGCGCCGCAGGGGCTGCTTGGCGCGGGGCCGCAAACGACCGCGTGGCTCTATATGTTCTGGCATGCGGGTTTCCCCCTCGCCGTCATCGCCTACACTTGGCTGCGCGCGCGGGAGCAAACCGGCGCCCGGCCGGCCGGGCCTGCCGCCGTGGCCGTCGTGACCTGCATCGGATCGGTATTGGCGTTGGTGATCGCGTTCGCTGTCCTGACGACGGTCGGGCATGATCGCCTGCCACGCATTCTCGACCACGAGCTGTATACGCCGGCGTACATCGCGGCGATCACATCGGTATGCTGCCTGACGGGCGCGGCGCTGCTTCGGTTGTGGCGTTTGCGGCCTCAGTCCATGCTCGATCTTTGGCTGATGGTCGTCATGTTCGCGTGGTTGTTCGACATCGCGCTGGCGGCGGCGCTCAACCACCGGCGGTTCGACCTTGGCTTTTTCGCGGGCCGCGCTTATGGCCTCTTGGCCGCCAGCTTCGTTCTCATTGCTCTGACCTTCGAAAACATCAAGCTCTATGCGCGCATCGTGGCGGCGCTCGATCGCGAGCGTACCGAGCGCCGGCTCGTGCAGGAGCGTACGGCCGAGTTGAACGAAGCCAAGGCGCTGCTCGAGCAGCGCGTGGCCGCTCGCACAGCGGCGCTCGCCGCATCCAACCGCGATCTGCTGCACGAAGTGGCGGAGCGCAAGCGTGCCGAAGGGGCGCTGCGACAGTCGCAAGCCGAACTGCGCGAGCTGGCGTCGATCAGCTCCTCGGCGCGCGAGCAGGAAAAGCGCCGTATCGCCCGCGAACTTCACGACGAATTGGCTCAAACGCTTGCGACACTGCGGCTCGAACTCGACCGGCTGGCCGAACAGGTGCCGGCCGGGACGGCCTCGGCCGAAGCGAGAGTCGCGGACATGCGCGTGCTCGTCGACGACGCGGTGGCCTCCACGCGCCGCATCGCGGCGGATCTTCGGCCCATGATGCTCGACGATCTGGGCCTTGTGGCAGCGGTGCAATGGCTTGCACAGGCATTCAGGCAGCGCTACGGATTCGAATGCACGGTGGAGATCGACCCGGAAGACCTGCAGCTCGATGAACCTTACGCGACGACGGCCTATCGCATCGTTCAGGAGTCGTTGACCAATGTCGCGCGCCACGCGCGTGCGTCGCACGTTGGCATTGACCTCGTGCGACATGATGGGCAGATCGTGCTGAGGGTACGGGACGACGGTCTGGGTTTCGATCTATCCGCCCGGCGCAAGCCGAGCTCGTTCGGCCTGGCGGGGCTGCGCGAGCGGGCGTATCTCGTCGAAGGCCGGATCAGCATTCAGTCCGCGCCGGGGCAGGGTACGGCCATCGAAGTTCTTATTCCGCTACCGGCGACGCAGGAGCCGGCGGCGTCGTAG
- the antB gene encoding anthranilate 1,2-dioxygenase small subunit produces the protein MALTHTLQQSVEQFLYRKAELCDAQSWDEYLDLFDENSEFHVPQWDAEHVYTTDPKRGMSLIYYANRTGLEDRVFRLRTGKSAASTPLPRTLHQITNVRIAACDRGELEVKANWATFYARHGVAEYFFGRATYQLRPHGESWKIARKHVLLLNDTINAVLDFYHL, from the coding sequence ATGGCGCTCACGCATACGTTGCAACAATCGGTCGAGCAGTTTCTGTATCGCAAGGCCGAGCTTTGCGACGCCCAGAGCTGGGACGAGTATCTCGACCTCTTCGACGAAAACAGCGAATTCCACGTGCCTCAATGGGACGCCGAGCACGTGTACACGACCGACCCGAAGCGCGGTATGTCGCTGATCTACTACGCGAACCGCACGGGGCTCGAAGATCGCGTGTTCAGGCTGCGTACGGGCAAATCGGCGGCTTCCACGCCGCTGCCGCGCACGCTGCATCAGATCACCAACGTGCGTATTGCGGCGTGCGACCGGGGCGAACTGGAAGTGAAAGCAAACTGGGCCACGTTTTACGCCCGTCACGGCGTGGCCGAGTATTTCTTCGGACGCGCGACTTACCAGCTTCGCCCGCACGGCGAGAGCTGGAAGATTGCGCGCAAGCACGTACTGTTGCTGAACGACACGATCAACGCCGTGCTCGATTTCTACCATCTGTAA
- the antC gene encoding anthranilate 1,2-dioxygenase electron transfer component AntC, which produces MSHRVAFSFADGKTVFFDVRSGELLLDAALRNGMSIPLDCREGVCGTCQGRCESGRYTQDYVDEEALSPADLAARKILSCQTRVQSDASFYFDFDSSLCSEGGTRLLTGRVAAIGQVSETTAILHLDASAHERRLDFLPGQYARLKVPGTDVWRSYSFANRPDDNNQLQFLIRLLPDGVMSNYLRARCAPDQTIEFEAPLGTFYLREAQRPLVMVAGGTGLSAFLGMLDDFARKGDCAQQVHLYYGVTNARDLCELDRLKAYGQRIANFACEIVVMNASEGWQGKTGLIPEHFDRDMLTAAPFDMYVCGPPPMVEAIKAWLVRERVNDHRLYYEKFGESNSAQQIA; this is translated from the coding sequence ATGAGTCACAGGGTCGCTTTCAGCTTTGCCGACGGCAAGACCGTTTTCTTCGACGTCCGCTCAGGCGAGCTTCTTCTCGACGCCGCGCTTCGCAACGGCATGAGCATTCCGCTCGACTGCCGCGAAGGCGTATGTGGGACGTGCCAGGGACGCTGCGAGTCGGGCCGCTATACGCAGGACTATGTCGACGAGGAAGCGCTGTCGCCGGCCGATCTCGCCGCGCGCAAGATCCTGTCGTGCCAGACGCGGGTACAGTCCGATGCGTCGTTTTACTTCGATTTCGATTCGAGCCTGTGCAGCGAGGGAGGAACGCGATTGCTGACGGGCCGGGTCGCGGCAATCGGTCAGGTATCCGAGACGACAGCAATCCTGCATCTGGACGCGAGCGCCCATGAGCGGCGCCTGGATTTTTTGCCGGGGCAGTACGCCCGGCTGAAAGTGCCGGGCACGGACGTGTGGCGTTCCTATTCGTTCGCCAATCGGCCCGACGACAACAATCAGTTGCAGTTCCTGATTCGTCTGTTGCCTGATGGCGTGATGAGCAACTACCTGCGCGCGCGCTGCGCGCCGGATCAGACGATCGAATTCGAGGCGCCGCTCGGTACCTTCTATCTGCGAGAGGCGCAACGGCCGCTTGTGATGGTCGCGGGCGGCACGGGTCTCTCGGCATTTCTCGGCATGCTCGACGATTTTGCACGCAAGGGCGACTGCGCTCAGCAGGTGCATCTCTACTACGGTGTGACGAATGCTCGCGATCTGTGCGAGCTGGACCGCTTGAAAGCCTACGGGCAGCGCATCGCGAACTTCGCGTGCGAGATCGTGGTGATGAATGCCTCGGAAGGATGGCAGGGAAAGACGGGGCTCATTCCCGAGCATTTCGACCGTGACATGCTGACTGCAGCCCCGTTCGACATGTATGTATGCGGGCCGCCTCCGATGGTGGAGGCCATCAAGGCGTGGCTTGTTAGAGAGCGCGTGAACGACCATCGCCTCTACTACGAGAAATTCGGGGAGAGCAACAGCGCGCAACAGATCGCATAA
- a CDS encoding YihY family inner membrane protein, whose translation MFLPKQLSFDFDTLKRLARFAALRSGEDRIAQVAGSLTFTTMLAIVPLATVAFALFTAFPIFSTFQASLQTFLAQHLMPDQINSQIFRYLNQFASKAKGLTTAGMIVLFVTSVMTMMTVESAFNLIWRVPKPRPFAQRVLVYWAVITLGPLLIGVSLSITSHLFTQSSPFEYVSPLIDWTLAGAALPLTGLAFTMLYVYLPNCSVQWRDAAVGGICAAIAFEFAKRGFGFYVRRIPTYTAVYGAFATVPMFLLWVYLSWFITLAGAAIAAVLPAIRVGQFHRRVYAGGDLLDALEILARLHDAREAGKPGLTVMELARALRCDLDTTQRLVGRLARREWLTRLHDEVGGDGMPRYALLANPAQITVARLFDVFVIDRAELEYQLKLDSTRVDGETLLDTLRNDKLDVSLSTLLAARDARRAFSAGGGVRPQPAAPHHAG comes from the coding sequence ATTTTCTTGCCGAAGCAGCTCAGTTTCGACTTCGACACGCTCAAGCGTCTGGCGCGCTTCGCCGCGCTGCGCAGCGGTGAGGATCGCATCGCACAAGTGGCGGGCAGTCTCACGTTCACGACGATGCTCGCGATCGTGCCGCTTGCGACGGTCGCGTTCGCACTCTTCACCGCGTTTCCGATCTTCTCGACGTTTCAGGCGTCGTTGCAGACGTTTCTCGCGCAGCATCTGATGCCGGACCAGATCAACAGCCAGATCTTCCGCTACCTGAACCAGTTCGCGTCGAAGGCAAAGGGTTTGACGACGGCGGGCATGATCGTGCTTTTCGTCACATCCGTCATGACGATGATGACGGTGGAGTCCGCGTTCAACCTGATCTGGCGTGTACCGAAGCCGAGACCGTTCGCGCAGCGCGTGCTCGTCTATTGGGCCGTGATTACGCTCGGCCCGCTTCTCATCGGCGTGAGCCTCTCGATCACCTCGCACCTTTTCACGCAATCGAGCCCGTTCGAGTACGTCTCGCCGCTCATCGACTGGACGCTCGCGGGGGCCGCACTGCCGCTGACGGGCCTCGCATTCACGATGCTCTATGTCTATTTGCCGAATTGCAGCGTGCAATGGCGCGATGCGGCGGTGGGCGGCATCTGCGCCGCGATCGCGTTCGAATTCGCCAAGCGCGGCTTCGGCTTTTACGTGCGCCGCATTCCAACCTACACAGCCGTGTACGGCGCCTTCGCCACCGTGCCGATGTTTCTGCTCTGGGTCTACTTGAGCTGGTTCATCACGCTGGCCGGTGCGGCCATAGCTGCTGTACTGCCGGCCATCCGCGTCGGCCAGTTTCATCGCCGCGTCTACGCGGGTGGCGATTTGCTCGATGCCCTCGAGATCCTCGCCCGCCTGCACGACGCGCGGGAAGCGGGCAAGCCGGGGCTCACCGTCATGGAACTCGCCCGTGCGCTGCGTTGCGATCTCGACACGACACAGCGGCTCGTGGGCAGGCTCGCGCGGCGCGAATGGCTCACGCGGCTTCACGACGAGGTGGGGGGCGACGGCATGCCGCGCTATGCACTGCTGGCGAACCCGGCGCAGATCACGGTAGCGCGGCTTTTCGACGTGTTCGTGATCGATCGGGCCGAACTCGAGTACCAACTGAAACTCGACTCCACGCGCGTGGATGGCGAAACGCTGCTCGATACGCTGCGCAACGACAAACTCGATGTTTCGCTTTCGACGCTGCTCGCCGCGCGCGACGCGCGCCGGGCGTTCTCGGCCGGTGGCGGCGTCCGGCCGCAGCCCGCGGCGCCGCATCACGCGGGCTGA
- the antA gene encoding anthranilate 1,2-dioxygenase large subunit → MSAENVTSQWREFISGCLDFRPAEGVYRIAREMFTEPQLFDLEMAFIFEKNWIYACHESEIPQPHDFVTMRAGRQPLIVSRGGNGELNAMVNACQHRGATLTRMGKGNQSTFTCPFHAWCYKSDGRLVKVKAAGEYCDDFDKSTRGLKKARIASYKGFVFVSLDVEATDALEDYLGDARVFLDMMVAQSPTGELEVLPGKSTYTYDGNWKLQNENGLDGYHVSTVHYNYVATVQHRQETNARKGGSIGGTLDYSKLGAGDADTDDGWFAFRNGHSVLFSDMPNPGVRPGYATVMPRLVEAYGQQKAEWMMHRLRNLNVYPSLFFIDQISSQLRIVRPIAWNKTEVISQCVGVKGESDRDRESRIRQFEDFFNVSGMGTPDDLVEFREQQRGFQARLERWSDISRGHHKWVAGETANTRLLGIAPVLCGTELTHEGLYVNQHGAWQAFLMKGLAQQSNAGKEA, encoded by the coding sequence GTGAGTGCAGAAAACGTTACGTCGCAATGGCGGGAATTCATTAGCGGATGCCTCGATTTCCGTCCGGCCGAGGGCGTCTACCGCATTGCGCGAGAGATGTTCACCGAGCCTCAACTGTTCGATCTGGAGATGGCGTTCATCTTCGAGAAGAACTGGATTTACGCATGTCACGAAAGCGAGATTCCTCAACCGCACGACTTCGTCACCATGCGTGCGGGCCGCCAGCCGCTGATCGTCTCGCGTGGCGGCAACGGCGAACTCAACGCCATGGTCAACGCTTGCCAGCATCGGGGAGCGACGCTCACGCGCATGGGCAAGGGCAATCAGTCGACCTTCACGTGTCCGTTCCATGCGTGGTGCTACAAGAGCGACGGACGCCTCGTGAAGGTCAAGGCGGCGGGCGAGTACTGCGACGACTTTGACAAGTCCACGCGCGGCCTCAAGAAGGCGCGCATCGCAAGCTACAAGGGGTTCGTGTTCGTGAGCCTCGACGTGGAGGCCACGGACGCGCTCGAGGACTACCTCGGCGACGCTCGCGTATTCCTCGACATGATGGTGGCGCAATCGCCCACGGGCGAACTCGAAGTGTTGCCGGGCAAGTCGACATACACCTACGACGGAAACTGGAAGCTGCAGAACGAGAATGGCCTCGACGGCTATCACGTGAGCACCGTGCATTACAACTATGTCGCCACGGTGCAGCACCGCCAGGAAACGAACGCGCGAAAGGGCGGCTCGATCGGCGGAACGCTCGACTACAGCAAACTGGGCGCGGGCGATGCGGATACCGACGACGGCTGGTTCGCTTTCAGGAACGGCCATAGCGTGCTGTTCAGCGACATGCCGAACCCCGGTGTTCGCCCCGGTTATGCCACCGTCATGCCGCGCCTCGTCGAGGCGTACGGTCAGCAGAAAGCCGAGTGGATGATGCATCGGCTGCGTAACCTGAACGTCTATCCGAGCCTTTTTTTCATCGATCAGATCAGCTCGCAATTGCGTATCGTGCGTCCGATTGCCTGGAACAAGACGGAGGTCATCAGCCAGTGCGTCGGCGTGAAAGGCGAGTCGGACCGCGACCGTGAAAGCCGCATTCGCCAGTTCGAAGACTTCTTCAACGTTTCGGGAATGGGCACGCCGGACGATCTCGTGGAGTTTCGTGAGCAGCAGCGTGGCTTCCAGGCGCGCCTCGAGCGCTGGAGCGATATTTCGCGCGGGCACCACAAATGGGTGGCGGGGGAAACGGCGAACACGCGCTTGCTCGGTATCGCCCCTGTGCTGTGCGGCACGGAGTTGACCCACGAAGGGCTTTACGTCAACCAGCATGGCGCCTGGCAGGCGTTTCTCATGAAGGGCCTTGCACAACAATCGAACGCCGGGAAGGAGGCTTGA
- the wrbA gene encoding NAD(P)H:quinone oxidoreductase — translation MKDILVLYYSRHGATRELALAIAQGIDSVPGMQARIRTVPGVSSVTEATEPAVPADGPPYAEPRDLEECAGLALGSPTRFGNMAASLKYFLDGTTPQWLSGALAGKPACVFTSTGSLHGGQETTLLSMMLPLLHHGMLLVGIPYTETALSATQSGGTPYGASHVSGAGARESALSPDEKSLAVALGTRLARTASMLAGRP, via the coding sequence ATGAAAGATATCCTCGTACTCTATTACAGCCGCCATGGCGCCACGCGCGAACTCGCGCTGGCGATCGCGCAAGGCATCGACAGCGTGCCCGGCATGCAAGCCCGCATTCGCACCGTGCCGGGCGTCTCGAGCGTCACCGAGGCGACCGAGCCCGCCGTGCCCGCCGATGGCCCGCCCTACGCGGAGCCGCGCGATCTCGAAGAGTGCGCAGGGCTGGCACTCGGCTCGCCTACGCGCTTCGGCAATATGGCCGCCTCCCTCAAGTATTTTCTGGACGGCACGACGCCGCAGTGGCTGAGCGGCGCGCTGGCCGGCAAGCCGGCCTGCGTGTTCACCTCCACGGGCAGCTTGCACGGCGGCCAGGAAACGACCCTGCTTTCGATGATGCTGCCGCTTTTGCACCACGGCATGCTGCTCGTGGGCATTCCCTACACGGAAACGGCGCTGTCCGCCACCCAAAGCGGCGGCACGCCGTATGGCGCATCGCATGTGTCGGGCGCCGGTGCGCGCGAATCGGCGCTCTCGCCCGACGAGAAGTCGCTGGCCGTGGCGCTCGGCACCCGTCTCGCGCGAACCGCCTCGATGCTCGCCGGCCGGCCATGA
- a CDS encoding AraC family transcriptional regulator, protein MHTSAVNANQGIDAVRHDLEGAREWMVSICGPHGLRARSPKKLQFHHSGTVLRSMASTLGYVEYGTDVTVSVHNETPLNCYSVSLPLTGYQELSARGRLWVSDQDRSLVLSPHERQDLTIMGNCRKIIVAIQGQALRQVLEGLLQRPLHAPVTFEPQMNAADGDQAAWWRMVRFLLTEMGQAARLLDHQQMAGNLEQALIKGLLLCQPHNYSQALAGAVDSSCPHYLLRAKQFIQDNAREDVALEDIERAAGVSRYKLFEGFRQHFGLAPMAYLKRHRLEAVRREMLSDGSERNVSSIAMNWGFSHLGRFSSDYKLRFGETPSQTLKRAATR, encoded by the coding sequence ATGCACACGTCCGCCGTCAATGCCAACCAAGGTATCGACGCGGTGCGTCACGATCTCGAAGGCGCACGAGAATGGATGGTGTCGATTTGCGGGCCGCACGGATTGCGGGCTCGGAGCCCGAAGAAATTGCAGTTCCACCATTCGGGCACGGTGCTGCGGTCCATGGCGAGCACGTTGGGATACGTGGAATATGGCACCGACGTCACCGTTTCGGTGCACAACGAGACGCCGCTCAACTGCTATAGCGTGAGTCTGCCGCTCACCGGATACCAGGAGCTGTCTGCGCGGGGGCGGCTGTGGGTGTCGGATCAGGACCGGAGCCTCGTGTTGTCGCCGCACGAGAGGCAGGACCTGACCATCATGGGCAACTGCCGGAAGATCATCGTCGCCATTCAGGGCCAGGCGCTGCGTCAGGTACTCGAAGGACTTCTGCAACGGCCCCTGCATGCCCCGGTGACGTTCGAGCCGCAGATGAATGCCGCGGACGGCGATCAGGCCGCGTGGTGGCGTATGGTCAGATTCCTGCTGACCGAGATGGGCCAGGCCGCGCGGTTGCTCGATCACCAGCAGATGGCGGGGAATCTCGAGCAGGCTTTGATCAAGGGGCTGTTGCTCTGTCAACCGCACAATTACTCGCAGGCGCTCGCCGGAGCGGTGGACTCGTCATGTCCGCACTATCTGTTGCGCGCGAAGCAGTTCATCCAAGATAACGCGCGTGAAGACGTTGCGCTCGAAGACATCGAGCGCGCGGCCGGCGTGTCGCGCTACAAGCTGTTCGAAGGTTTTCGGCAGCACTTCGGGCTGGCGCCCATGGCCTATTTGAAACGGCATCGGCTCGAGGCGGTGCGCCGCGAAATGCTCTCGGACGGCTCAGAGCGCAACGTTTCGTCCATTGCGATGAACTGGGGGTTCTCGCATCTCGGCCGCTTTTCCAGCGACTACAAGCTGCGCTTCGGCGAAACCCCGTCGCAAACGCTCAAGCGTGCGGCGACGCGGTAG
- a CDS encoding DUF2069 domain-containing protein — translation MTEPLRTVAQAPRRPTEAAATDGLPGSETVQAHRIYALGAAVALVALVVLTVAWERWLAPLRPGGSALIWKALPLAAALPGVLRRRLYTFQWASMLVLLYFMEGIVRGMSDAGRSAWLGWLETGLATLFLACALAYVAPFKRAARRRLRAGAASTEHQQGKPPS, via the coding sequence ATGACGGAGCCGCTTCGCACCGTGGCGCAAGCGCCGCGTCGCCCGACCGAGGCCGCCGCAACAGACGGCCTGCCCGGCTCGGAAACCGTGCAAGCGCACCGCATCTACGCGCTCGGCGCCGCTGTGGCGCTCGTGGCCCTGGTGGTGCTGACCGTCGCATGGGAACGGTGGCTCGCCCCTCTGCGCCCGGGCGGCTCGGCGTTGATATGGAAAGCGCTGCCGCTCGCCGCCGCCCTGCCCGGCGTACTGCGCCGGCGTCTCTACACGTTCCAATGGGCGTCGATGCTCGTTCTGCTCTACTTCATGGAGGGCATCGTTCGCGGCATGAGCGATGCGGGGCGTTCGGCATGGCTCGGATGGCTCGAAACAGGGCTAGCCACGCTGTTTCTCGCGTGCGCGCTCGCGTATGTCGCCCCATTCAAGCGGGCAGCGCGGCGCCGCTTGCGAGCCGGTGCCGCCAGCACGGAGCATCAGCAGGGGAAGCCGCCGTCATAG
- a CDS encoding FAD-binding oxidoreductase — MNDSATLAAFLAACRETLGAAHVLTDPHDTAPYLTDWRRRYTGAACAVLRPASSEEVAALVRLAVAHRVALVPQGGNTGLAGGATPDTSGTQAVVSLARMNRVRAIDTHNNTITVEAGVVLAQVQASALEAGRLFPLSLAAEGSCTIGGNLATNAGGTGVLRYGNTRELCLGLEVVTPQGEIWDGLRGLRKDNTGYDLRDLYIGAEGTLGIITAAVMKLHPLPAARVTALAGLASPHAALDFLALAQRYAGPLLTGFELMSEFCLKLVGRHFPQLRYPFDAPHAQTVLLELSDSESEAHARSLFERMMEAAIEEGLVEDAVVAENLSQTRAFWDLREHIPLAQAEEGLNIKNDIAVPISSIGRFIEETDAAIAAAVPGARMVTFGHLGDGNLHYNVQAPEGGDPKAFLAAHQSALNRIVNDNVHRHRGSISAEHGLGQLKIDEAARYKSPVEVALMRAVKTALDPLGLMNPGKVLR, encoded by the coding sequence ATGAACGATTCCGCTACTCTCGCCGCCTTTCTTGCCGCTTGCCGCGAAACGCTCGGCGCGGCACACGTTTTGACCGATCCGCACGACACCGCCCCCTATCTGACCGACTGGCGCCGCCGCTACACGGGGGCCGCGTGCGCGGTCCTGCGGCCGGCAAGCAGCGAGGAAGTGGCTGCGCTCGTGCGCCTTGCTGTCGCGCATCGCGTTGCGCTCGTGCCGCAGGGCGGCAACACGGGGCTCGCGGGCGGTGCGACGCCTGACACGAGCGGCACGCAGGCCGTCGTGAGTCTCGCACGGATGAACCGCGTGCGCGCCATCGACACGCACAACAACACGATCACGGTCGAAGCGGGCGTCGTGCTCGCGCAAGTGCAAGCGAGCGCGCTCGAAGCCGGGCGCCTCTTCCCGCTGAGCCTCGCGGCGGAAGGCAGTTGCACGATCGGCGGCAACCTCGCGACGAACGCGGGCGGCACAGGCGTGCTTCGCTACGGCAACACGCGCGAGCTGTGTCTCGGACTCGAGGTCGTCACGCCCCAGGGCGAGATCTGGGACGGCCTGCGCGGCCTGCGCAAGGACAACACGGGCTACGACTTGCGCGACCTTTATATCGGGGCGGAAGGCACGCTCGGCATCATCACGGCGGCGGTCATGAAACTGCACCCTCTGCCAGCCGCGCGCGTCACGGCCCTGGCAGGCCTTGCATCGCCGCACGCCGCGCTCGACTTCCTCGCGCTGGCCCAGCGGTACGCGGGCCCGCTGTTGACGGGCTTCGAGCTGATGTCCGAGTTCTGTCTGAAGCTCGTCGGCAGACACTTTCCGCAACTGCGCTATCCGTTCGACGCCCCGCACGCGCAGACGGTCCTGCTCGAGCTGTCCGACAGCGAAAGCGAAGCGCATGCGCGCAGCCTCTTCGAGCGGATGATGGAGGCCGCCATCGAGGAAGGCCTCGTCGAGGATGCCGTGGTCGCCGAAAATCTTTCGCAAACGCGCGCCTTCTGGGATCTGCGCGAGCACATTCCGCTCGCGCAAGCCGAAGAAGGGCTCAATATCAAGAACGACATCGCCGTTCCGATCTCCTCGATCGGCCGGTTCATCGAGGAAACCGATGCGGCCATTGCCGCCGCCGTACCGGGCGCGCGGATGGTAACGTTCGGACACCTCGGCGACGGCAACCTCCACTACAACGTACAGGCGCCCGAGGGTGGCGACCCGAAGGCGTTCCTCGCGGCGCACCAGTCGGCACTGAACCGTATCGTCAACGACAACGTCCACCGGCATCGCGGCAGCATCAGCGCGGAACATGGGCTAGGCCAGTTGAAGATCGACGAGGCGGCGCGCTACAAGTCACCCGTGGAAGTCGCGCTGATGCGCGCCGTCAAAACAGCGCTCGACCCGCTCGGACTGATGAATCCGGGCAAGGTGCTACGCTAA